Below is a window of Malania oleifera isolate guangnan ecotype guangnan chromosome 1, ASM2987363v1, whole genome shotgun sequence DNA.
AACTCTAGTGTTTGTGAGTGTACACAGAACCAAGCCTCTTGAGTAATGTTGGGGGTTGTGCCAATAGCTATATGTATCGAGATATATTTTTCATCGGCTTGAAACTGACTTTAAGGATAGTGATCTTTTCATGTCTCAACTTCTTATAattttatatgttttatttattattagttttattatatttattttttaagatagaaAACAAATATCTCTTAGGGGACATTCTAATAATTAGAGTTTGAAATTTTCATGTTAGCGATATTTGGTTTGAGCTATATGAAGAGATTGAAAGGCATATATGATAGAAAATGAGTTCTTGTTACAAAATTCTAATCCTAAcacaaaaaaaaattctaataaatcaaaaataaataaataaataaaccgtAATATTAACTATCACCAATAGAGTCATTGTagaataatatattaaaaaaaaaaactgttggTCCAATGTTGCCTCAGGAAAATGTCATTAGAAAATAAATTCAACCAATTGCAAATAGAGAAAAGATTATCCAAGCATTTCAAATTTATTTACAAAGAAGATATTTTACATTAAATTGTAAACTTCTTTTGCATTCATATTACTTAAATTCATATTAATCATTtcaaataaatatttacattaaCTATTTCAAATAATGAAAATTTATATTCTTggtaatttttgaattttctaataTATGACAagcaatttttattttcatgtcTCTAAGTCAATTGCAAAAGAGAAATAaatctaataattttttattattatcccACAAACTTTATTTCTAGTAACAACATTAAAACTTTTTAAATGTGTATGATGTCACCATATTATATTAGTGGAAAATCTTTGCCATATAACAAAGGATTCAGTTTCAACTTTGCAAGATGTATTTAATAGGATAAAACTGTCGCGTGCGACGCACCAATATGACTATACCTcattaaaattaagttaaaatATATGCATTAAAATTTTTTAGTTATTTAAGACTACTAGTGTTATATGGGTAAGATGTCACTGAAACTATTTTAAAAGAGTTAAGAGACTATATAGAAGAGTTTTACATGGTACTCGCACAAGATACGTATTTcaaaaatgcaaaaaatgaattaaGTCTCAATCCTATAGGACACCTTTTCTAAATTAAAAATGTAGAGTTCATTTGATTGAATGGCCCAAAACATACAATAACTCATTTGAATTGAGTGAAACACAATGTCTGGTAAGATAGATAAATGTGAATTTTCCATTGCAAATgcctttataatttttataaaccttgttttttttttttttgctcttatCTCAATGCCTGTTCTCAAAATCCCATACCAACACATGTGAAGTGAGCAGAACAAATGCAATTCCAATGGACAACAGAGAAATTGACCCTTGAATTGGGAAATTGGATCAGTTGTCATACAAAATGTCCCACATTTTCTAGGACATTTTCCCCTAGGTGCCTGAAAGATAAACAGTTCACTTTAGTTGAGAAATCACTTCCAATGATGTCCTCAAGGGCACCCCACACTTTAGTGCCCAACCCCACATCAAAAGTGACCTAAAAATCAAATGGGTCACCAAACCTTTCTGGGCCCAACAAGCCCAAGAATCTCCTCCCAAAGCCCAACACTCCCAACACTACTCAGCCCAATCACACTTGAGCTGCAGGCTGCCACGGTCCAATACCCAGCCCTGATTTCATCATTCAACTGTTCCTTCTCCCACCCACAGTACCCATCAAAGAACCTGAAATCCTCCACTCCGACGACCTGCCTCTTCACCATCTCCGATGCGCACCCCACGCTCTCCTTCGTGCCATAGTACAATCCCTTCATCACTTCCTCAAACACCCCACTCTTTTCCACTCCGTCTCCGCCGTCTCTGCCACCACGGCCGCCGTTTGGACGCACCAGGAAGATGGCCTCCTCCAGAGGGCCCCCGAAGTATAGCGGCCTGTCGGAGAAGGTGCCGGCGACGTCCAGGACCGTTGATCGCGTTTCCTTGATCGACATGAGCGACGGCCGGTTGAGTATGATCCCAGTGGGCCCCACAGGGCCGGTGGATAAGAGCAGGATCACCGTCCGTTCGAAAATGTGGACCCCGTCGAGCTTGTCGGTGGCGATGAGCAAGCAGCCCTTCTCAGGTTCGTGGAGACTGTGGGCCCATTTGTCTCCGATTGTCACCTGTGGAGGAGGGTGGTCGACCGCCGCCTCGGGGTCGACCGCTGTAGAAGGCTTATCCGGCCTTGTCGCACCTTCTCCGGCGACCAATCTCGCCCTGAAGGATCGCCAGTCGGCATCAATTATGGGCTTCGTGTCATCTTCCGGTGGCTGAGACCCCTGTTGGCTACCTGTTCGACGAAATTCTCGTTAAGAGTCCTAGTTAGAAATCAACAAGAAAAGGCCGTAGATTTTGAGAACTTGACATAAATTGGAGTAAATTTGGATAAAAATGAGTAAAATGTGATATTGGGTATTCACAAAAATCCAATTTTAATAACCAAAATCATACTCTGAAACAGAGAAGAGTTGAATTCTGAGCATCCATTTTCCTGAATACTAAGTAAAAGGGAAAATTGAAGTACTCACATGCAATGGAAAAGGATACGCAATTTTTTCTGAACTGAAATGGAAAGGAGTTTCTCTTGGGGAAGGTGGCTATTCTAGCTTTGATGGAGGGGACAAGATCTGTGGTCATGGAGAAAGAATTAGAACTCAGGCAAGCTTCCATACTCTTCCTGGTTTATCTTTTCACTATGTTCCTAAATTTCCTCcgttaaagagagagagagagagagagcgggtAGGAATATAAGTGGGGATAAGGAAAAATgtgaaccacacaaccatctcaAAAATCTATGTTGGGTGTGGACCGTGGATACATGAATTTACACGTGGCATAAGGAGGGAGGATGGAATGGGTCGTCCTCTTCTAAAGAAGGGCCtacttttttcctttcttttttaacAGATAGGGACATCATCCCCTGCAGAGTGTAGGCTGTAGCAGCACGTGCAATGTGTCATATTCCCGGCCAGTTATTTCCCACACACCGCCTTGCTATGATTATGTAAGGTCatgtttttttttggaaaacacACCAGGTATCCATGTGTCCGTTTTAcgatccacgtgactaatcctgtgccccttgaagttgaccccataaCTTTAAAGGGAGGATAAATTCAGGAGTTCATGGATGAAAATGAGTCCAGAAGAATTTGAATACCTGACCTAgtgaaaggcactcccgcagcccgcactaccacctgaaccacatcCTGAGGTATGTAAGGCCATGATTGGGaaataatttgttttatttaatctcaaattttaaatatttatgaaaatgttaaattagttttttagtttttcaagatttgtatttagtaataaaaaataatttttttgtttgattgtaaaaaaaaaatattttttctgtttttcatttttcaaataattataaaaaagacagcttgctttttattttttttttcaaattatgtgaaaaaaaattaaaagtttagaaaataagaaaaatatatttttcaactttattacaaaaatataggaaatttaaaaataaaatgtcatttctatagtttttttaaaaattaaaaataaaattatttccccTAGTGAGTAAtatcaacattttttttattgttttccaattcttttatacaaatattgcaacactgaaaaaaaaaaaaaataagtgaatttttttgtaataaaaaataaaaaataaaaaatattttcaacaaattaAATAGAAGAGACTCCAAAACTTTCATTTTCTATGTAAATCACAATGAGATTGATAATGTTCTTTTGACATCCAAATGTAACCAAACATGCACTACCATATATTAGCATGCTAGAAAACATTCCTCCAccattaaatttgaaaataaaaaataataatgtcaGAAGTAGAAGTGAAAAAGGGATATGGAATGGAGAATAAACCTATTCTACACTTCAATCACAATAAAcattttttttggtaaaaaaaaaacaaaactcaaTTCCATTGACACCATTTCTTTCTTATcttctaaaacccaaaacctcacAACCAAGAAAGCTTGGCAAAACCATTGCCTCCACAAAAGTCAGAAAAAGATTCCCTCAAAACTCCTTAATCACCTAGATGGAGTAAAATGTGCTTACTTATTTCACTAGATTCTAAACTCATGATGCAAATATTCATAGTAAATGCCTTAGGTGCCTTGCAACAAATCATTAATGTTAATCTTATAGAGATCTAGAGTCCACATGAAAGCCCTAATCTTGAAGATGGTCTTACCTTTCCTAATAACATTATTCAAAATAGAAGGATATTTAACAAACAATTACAAAAAGTAATCATttcccttctttttctttatccAAACTTGTTTTCAAAGTCATTCCTCTTAAGCTTGAAAGGTTAATAGGAAATCAAAATGCGGAAGCCCAAAATGCCGTCATTCTAGGAAGGAAAATCTAGGATGCATCATTGTAGCAAACAAATGCATGGATTCTAGGATTTTAGAAGAGGGAaatggcttgatatgcaaagtAGACATGGAAAGAGATTGAGTTACAACCATGTTTGTGGGCTTATTGGAAATAATGGACGACTGAAAATGGAGGGAGTGCAACAAATTATTAATTTCTATGGTGTAGTTCTCGATCAATTGTCATTAACTGTACTGCAAAGTGCACAGCATGCTAACTTTGAACTAAAAAAGAATGAATTAATGTATGCTTGAAATGGGACAATAGTCTCgacataattcatatcattcctCCGAAGTGTTCAAAGTAAAGATTAAGGGCATAATTGATTATAATTTTTGGAACCTTATATTTCTTAGATGAATGACATAAATCTTTAACTCTTAACATCTCAGAAGTATGCTTagataaatccacttccaaatggacaaaggtatCTTTACCCGGtgaataattcttaatgcttaattcatgcttcaataatctaaagttaagcatattttatCCATAAacatatttgagctttagggaattaatCTTAATCTTATACTATTCTACCCTAATCTCATGTTAGAACCTTAAATACAACATAAGCACTGAATACCATCATTTCCGAATCCACTAGTGCTTATCAAAAGCTTTTATTTCACCAATGAGCATTGGACTAGAAAAGTTCATATACTCCTcataatgctctttgcctaagtagttAGGACTTTCTCGTCTCTAGCAATGTACAATATCCTACTTAGTTTGAATATTCTTCTAAATTCATTGAGTTATCATTTAAAGAGTATTGATGCATCTCCCTTCATTAGCTCTCAACTTTAATTCAAATCAATTAGAGTTTTTGATTGGTGTTGAATGGCAAAgatgattgcactaggtttcaatctagatgacgGAACAAATTTCAAAGAAACATATGCACGAGCAATTAAAATTGAAAGTCATTCGAACTGGTGCCTCTTATAGAACTCAAAGCTAAATTCAAGTTATTGAAATTTGAGAGCATAAGATGACAATGATTAGGTTGCATtactgagggggagcaactttGTAAAGTTTTTTCTAATAAACACTGAATATCTTATCATGTTTGTGTTTTTGAGAGTAATGCATTGCTAAACACACATGTATCCATTTCTGcttaatgtttatattttttgatggatggtttatattttatttaacatAAACTCATATTGAGTTATATTGGACTGCATGCTTGAACTAAAcgccatctgcatggctgatgcagattaATTGCATGCTATAAAAACAGCCAGGGCTTTGTGTGCATACTTTTGTGAACTGCTAAATGGGAAAATGAtctatttatagacgacatgcggcccaattttttttaaaaaaattctttaaacttTTCCTCAAATGCTCTAAATTATTTACACATTctatgattttaggaaaataaaatcCGATGGACTCATATGATttgtattgtttttgtttttgagtcctaatgCTTTTATGAaataccatgaacatcatatcctagtCTGATAAAATtctaatttgatatggattgttcttggggtaTAGGAACACCCGCACACAACTTAATATTGAATTTCTAATGTATGAGTGTTTTATAGAAATGATTTTACTGGTTGGATGTTTAAATTGCCTAAATTAATATCCAGTAAAATTATTCAAAGACTTAAAGTGGTTGTTTATACTATTAACACTTAATGAATTCACAATTGGTATCGGTATAAGTGTATAATTGAATCTAAACTtgcattcaaattgaaagggggagcttttgaaattaaatttccatcTTTTTACGCTCACTCACCTTTTGAGCTTAGATTCTTGTCTTAGCTTACTGTGATAtgcatgtttaaataaaattttcaagcttATAGTACATCTTAAGTGGAACTATTGTTTCAAGCTTTGCTATATGATcttgtattaaaattttcaaaattcttaagATCTATATGGATTGCTTTTTCTGGTCAAAACATGAAATGCTTAaatgtttacaaaaaaaaaaaaaaaacatagcttgcttgatctttatgttaaagtttcttttttagcaagcataatCCCTagtatttttattgatgatatcaaaaggggatctattttttttaaatgcccTTTAAAGTATTCATGACTTGTGTTCCAAATTCAATTTTTGATATCCTCCTACCCTTTTGTTTGCAAAACTTACTTGTCCTCCTGCCTCAATCTTGCGAAGGCATAATAGATAGTAATCATAAGGACAAAATAGGTAATAGCAGCGCATAAGGAAAATGATAGACATACAAGACTTTGATTgttttaattgaatattttttcaaagttaaCTTCAATACATAGTGCACAATTAACCCAAACTAAACTTAAATTTCTCATCTTGAAAATTTCAGAAGCATTCATTTTGCATATGCTTGAGTTATATTGACTATTcttttgaatttatgcatattgttaaaggAAGCATTTTCAAGCTAACCCaattttgctcttgtgtttgtcattataaaaaatggggagattgttgactttttgaatcttatccctgttttgattatgacaaatcacaataTCTCATTTGTGCGTTGAGCGTATGAACATGTTCATTTTTCTAGACACAAGTGatagatgcaaaatggaagctaTGAAGCACTTACACGATCACATATCTTTGCGTATTCCATGAAGTTGTGAAGAGCAAAGCATGTAGAATTTACATTTTTAAGATGTAATGGTAATTAGGTCTCATATGTACATGCATttctcatgatttaatttgaagctcacaATCAATCacagattgaccttaggacctcTAAGTTTTCACAAAAACCTTTTATTTAAAATGATCAATCTTatacaaaaggtttaaattggttttGAACTTAAAAGAAGACAAAAATCACGTTTCTATAAAGGACCCAGTCAATCGGCCTCTATAGCCCTGTCGATCGGACATAACCCTTGGCCAAAATTCATTTTTAGTAAAGCCCCAGTCGATTAGCAAGACCAAACAGTTAGAATGTAAAGCCCCAGTAGATCAGCCTCTTGAAAGCTAGTGAAGTCCAGTCGACCAGACTTCTATTTGGAAAACCAGATCATAAGGCCCAGTTGACTGAACCTCAGTAAAATGGAAATCGCCTTAGGGCCAGTCGATCGGACCTTGTCCCAgacgactggacctctcgggtttaGGCCAATTTTGAGCTCCAGCGGtcgaaaattttgaaaataaaattatattttactcCCCAACGATCACAAAACGACTAGCATttgaattttcctataaatacaaagCCTAAACACTTGGAAAAAGTTAGAAAAAATTATTGGGAGCATACTTGCTTATTCTTTAAATTCCCAAACATTTTTTATACTCATTTTGAGCATCATATTcctatttctcctactctttcttttgaaaatatttttgggagaaaaactCTTAAGTTATTCAAGTAAGGTTTGAGCATACAtcaatacatatatattgcttggaAACCTTCTTGTATTTAAGGTCAATCATCTTTGAAagaaaaccctagtttctcctattcttatctttgaatatatttttgggagaaaatctttTTGGATTattcaagagagctttgagcatatattcatttaatatatacttgcttgaaaagcCTCTCATATTTGATTTTACATAGGTCAATCTTGAAAGGAAATCATTTTCCAACTCtcagttttacttgaaaaatattttgagaggaaaatcatatactctactgagcttcattttataaatcatttgagagtgcatatagttttTCAAATTGTGCAGTTTAGATTTCAAGAAGCATTTTATTGTACGAAAAACATTTTACAAAACAAGCTCTtcgcggttcgggttgtgaaccgtggCTAAGTGAGGGTACTTCACTTGAAGAGGGGGACTCTACCTTGTAAGGAGTTGTTTTACAGTTCGAGTACAAAATCTGGCCAAGTGTGGGATAtctcttggagaggagggctccaccCTATTGACGGAGTGTTTACCAAGCGTGAGgtgtcgcttggagaggagggttccatcctatttgaaggagtgtgtaacagtttGTTCTGCCCGGTTAAGAGAgcagtttagtggaatccttaggggatTTGCCCAAGACAAGAACGTAGGCGGGATTTTTTGAATCTCGTTAAAATCcttgtgtcattctctctcccttatctcatCTAAATTTCCGCAagtgtatgtttaattatttattgttgcAATTGCTTTACATAGATGCATATAATTTTATTTGGGATATTGTTTGGTGAATCGGTAGATTAATTCCgtaaaagttttttaaaattccaattcactcccctcttgggatcacaccattcttGTCAATTACTTATCATCAATAGTGTTACCTTAAGCTCGACCTTCTTGCATGTTTAGTGCATTTGTGGCTTAGTTCATCCACCCTACCTTGTGCTCAACTAAGAAATCAAAATTGGCCAGCGGACCTACTTAGGTGATAAAATTGGCTATGTAAAGAAGTGACTAGCAATTGAGTTATCTTTTTCACCACAAGTTTTGACTCAAGTAGGTAATATAGCTACATGCGAAGACAATGTTTTGCCGCAAACATTTTTACTCTTGAGTTGTGTGCCTTCATTTGTCTTCACTAAGCTTATGGCTCTTGTATGCAACACGATGCCCCTCTTGTAAAAATACTCCCTCAAGGGAATAGTCTAATGCATCTATCTGTACCTCGAAAGGTTTCATGATATACAGAAGAGTAAGTACCATATCTCGCATCATGACGTCCTTCAAGTTGCCAAAGGCTTCTTGACAGTTCTATATCTAGTTCCACTCATGACCCTTTTTCAGAAGTTTTGTCAAAGGAGCAACTAAACAAAAAAATCACTTCTCTTTCTTCTTAAACATTTTGTTCTCCTTTAGCCTAAGAACACTTTCTGtaaatgctctttatgttcctctagaGTGGAACTATAGACAACTATGTCATCCAGGGATACGACGACAAACTTGTAGAGgtacttatttatttataaacatactaaattattttttttgtttttcaagattttgtcaaaataaaataaaataatttttttaattatagaaaataatctttatttttcttaagaaaaaaaaataataacagaaAATataacttgtttttcaatttttctcaaattttataagaaatcaaaaatttggaaaataataaatatttttcaactttaTTACTACACAAATCTAGAAGACTGTAAaatgaagtttaatttttgtaatcatttcaaaaataaaaataaaaacaaaattactTTCCATAAGTAAATAATGctaactttatttatttatttatttattgttttctAGTTCTTTTATACTAACATTGCAGAATTGAAAAAATAAGCAAACTTTTGTAATAAAAatgtgaaatgaaaattttttttcacaactaaatagacgtttaaaaattttcatttgctttgtaaatcacaatgaaattgaaaatgtttCTATGACATCCAAACAACATGCCAGAATAATTGTCGTCCTCCACCCAttacatttgaaaataaaaaaattaaacccACATCAAATCATTAATACTGATCCTAGTGAGAACCGGAGTTGATATAAAAACCATGATCTTGGAGTTATTCTCAGCTTTCTAAATAACAGTATTCAAATGCAAAGGAGATTTagtaaacaattttaaaaagtaatccttttgcttttttctttttccaaactTATTGCCAGAGTCCTTGCTTCTAGGCTTGAAAGGTTAATAGGAAAATTAAACCCAAAATGCCTTTGTTTCTTGGA
It encodes the following:
- the LOC131158825 gene encoding uncharacterized protein LOC131158825, producing MEACLSSNSFSMTTDLVPSIKARIATFPKRNSFPFQFRKNCVSFSIACSQQGSQPPEDDTKPIIDADWRSFRARLVAGEGATRPDKPSTAVDPEAAVDHPPPQVTIGDKWAHSLHEPEKGCLLIATDKLDGVHIFERTVILLLSTGPVGPTGIILNRPSLMSIKETRSTVLDVAGTFSDRPLYFGGPLEEAIFLVRPNGGRGGRDGGDGVEKSGVFEEVMKGLYYGTKESVGCASEMVKRQVVGVEDFRFFDGYCGWEKEQLNDEIRAGYWTVAACSSSVIGLSSVGSVGLWEEILGLVGPRKVW